The following are encoded together in the Bos mutus isolate GX-2022 chromosome 3, NWIPB_WYAK_1.1, whole genome shotgun sequence genome:
- the LOC102288413 gene encoding ciliary microtubule-associated protein 3 isoform X2, which produces MCFSQAETLVNYSFGTCQHRKIFPHFYPSDLLGNKFLPIRGVPHRGPGCYIAEEDVTPYPGMYQTVNLQEQTHKPNFAPFNTLSPRFRTYSKDPCYPGPGTYKLEKKEPQKVTWPMKFGSPDWSQVPCLQKRTLKTELSTDKDFRKHRNRLAYLSLYYN; this is translated from the exons ATGTGCTTCAGCCAAGCAG AGACGCTGGTTAACTACTCCTTTGGAACATGTCAACATAGGAAGATCTTTCCTCACTTCTATCCCTCAGACTTGCTGGGGAACAAGTTTCTCCCTATTAGGGGAGTGCCCCACAGAGGGCCTGGATGTTATATAGCAGAAGAA GATGTGACACCTTACCCAGGCATGTACCAGACAGTCAATCTTCAGGAGCAAACACACAAACCAAATTTTGCTCCATTTAATACCTTGTCACCTCGCTTTCGGACATACTCAAAGGACCCTTGTTATCCTGG ccCTGGCACATATAaactagagaaaaaggaacctcaGAAAGTCACCTGGCCAATGAAATTTGGATCTCCAGACTGGTCTCAGGTTCCATGTCTACAGAAAAGAACCCTGAAAACTGAG CTGTCCACAGACAAGGACTTTAGAAAGCATCGGAACCGTTTGGCCTACCTAAGCTTGTACTACAACTGA
- the LOC102288413 gene encoding ciliary microtubule-associated protein 3 isoform X1 encodes MCFSQAETLVNYSFGTCQHRKIFPHFYPSDLLGNKFLPIRGVPHRGPGCYIAEEVNLAYSLAKIPTSIKGYGFGARTAVRFKPKNKDVTPYPGMYQTVNLQEQTHKPNFAPFNTLSPRFRTYSKDPCYPGPGTYKLEKKEPQKVTWPMKFGSPDWSQVPCLQKRTLKTELSTDKDFRKHRNRLAYLSLYYN; translated from the exons ATGTGCTTCAGCCAAGCAG AGACGCTGGTTAACTACTCCTTTGGAACATGTCAACATAGGAAGATCTTTCCTCACTTCTATCCCTCAGACTTGCTGGGGAACAAGTTTCTCCCTATTAGGGGAGTGCCCCACAGAGGGCCTGGATGTTATATAGCAGAAGAAGTGA ACTTGGCATACAGCCTCGCTAAGATCCCAACCAGTATAAAAGGATATGGTTTTGGAGCCAGAACAGCTGTGAGGTTTAAGCCAAAGAACAAG GATGTGACACCTTACCCAGGCATGTACCAGACAGTCAATCTTCAGGAGCAAACACACAAACCAAATTTTGCTCCATTTAATACCTTGTCACCTCGCTTTCGGACATACTCAAAGGACCCTTGTTATCCTGG ccCTGGCACATATAaactagagaaaaaggaacctcaGAAAGTCACCTGGCCAATGAAATTTGGATCTCCAGACTGGTCTCAGGTTCCATGTCTACAGAAAAGAACCCTGAAAACTGAG CTGTCCACAGACAAGGACTTTAGAAAGCATCGGAACCGTTTGGCCTACCTAAGCTTGTACTACAACTGA